A genomic region of Devosia ginsengisoli contains the following coding sequences:
- the lpxC gene encoding UDP-3-O-acyl-N-acetylglucosamine deacetylase codes for MNKLSTRQRTLAAATSFSGYGVHSAQPVTLTISPGAPDSGITICRLKSDGTTTAPVPVHFSRVTRTTLCTTLDLGDSVSVATVEHVMSALSGLGVDNALITVDGGECPILDGSARPFAEAILQVGLEIQPAQRKFLKIMRAVTVRNNDAFAALEPYNGRALDLEIDFDSKVIGRQRMIFDWTPRRYFEDVSAARTFGFVRDAKILRQAGYALGSSLDNSITVHEDRILNPGGLRYEDEFVRHKLLDAIGDLSLGGLPIWGRFRSYKGGHALNAHVLTGLFSSEANYEIVGAEDLPLEFEAFDDQPEGLAVNHYLRSVR; via the coding sequence ATGAACAAATTGTCCACGCGCCAGCGTACCCTCGCGGCCGCGACCAGCTTTTCCGGATACGGTGTCCATAGTGCCCAGCCGGTGACCCTGACCATCAGCCCAGGCGCTCCCGATAGCGGAATCACCATCTGCCGTCTCAAGAGCGATGGCACCACGACTGCCCCGGTTCCCGTGCATTTTTCGCGCGTCACGCGCACCACGCTCTGCACCACGCTCGATCTGGGCGACAGCGTCAGCGTCGCCACGGTGGAGCATGTCATGTCGGCTCTGTCGGGTCTGGGGGTCGATAATGCCCTCATTACCGTCGATGGCGGCGAATGCCCGATTCTGGATGGCAGCGCGCGGCCCTTTGCCGAAGCGATTCTGCAGGTCGGGCTCGAAATCCAGCCGGCGCAGCGCAAATTCCTCAAGATCATGCGCGCCGTCACCGTGCGCAACAATGATGCCTTTGCCGCGCTCGAACCCTATAATGGCCGCGCGCTCGACCTCGAGATCGACTTCGACTCCAAGGTCATCGGCCGCCAGCGCATGATTTTCGACTGGACGCCGCGCCGCTATTTCGAAGACGTGTCTGCCGCCCGCACCTTCGGTTTCGTGCGCGATGCCAAGATCCTGCGCCAGGCCGGCTATGCGCTGGGCTCCAGCCTCGACAATTCCATCACCGTGCATGAGGACCGCATCCTCAATCCGGGCGGGCTGCGCTACGAAGACGAATTCGTGCGCCACAAGCTGCTCGATGCCATCGGCGATCTGTCGCTCGGCGGCCTGCCGATCTGGGGCCGTTTCCGCTCCTACAAGGGCGGGCACGCGCTCAATGCGCATGTGCTGACCGGTCTCTTTTCCAGCGAAGCCAATTATGAGATAGTCGGCGCCGAAGACCTGCCGCTCGAATTCGAGGCGTTCGATGATCAGCCCGAGGGGTTGGCGGTCAATCACTATCTGCGGTCCGTACGCTGA
- the ftsZ gene encoding cell division protein FtsZ has protein sequence MTINLTIPDIQELKPRITVFGTGGAGGNAVNNMIESGLDGVDFVVANTDAQALALSKAQRIIQLGVGVTEGLGAGSHPEVGRAAAEESWDEINDHLSGSHMVFITAGMGGGTGTGAAPVVARAAREQGILTVGVVTKPFNFEGNRRARLAEDGIDELHRHVDTLIVIPNQNLFRVANEKTTFADAFAMADQVLFSGVACITDLMVKEGLINLDFADVRAVMRGMGKAMMGTGEASGEDRARHAAEAAIANPLLDDVSMQGARGLLISITGGPDLTLYEVDEAASRIREEVDTDCNIILGATYDPGLTGTLRVSVVATGTDATMVQALEPAKPHASRTPLEVRRHVPVEPTRVSAERAALATPAPAQAIEHQVEAAVAEAFSMSAPAPAPYDMEDDGVFVEPYIPAAESVQEADEAPAMADEPVPSVYVPSHAARPEGQRRMPRTEELPIVARRSQEQQERQDAEPRNARALFKKLASNVGLNLGQPQAPVREEAPYSAADDAAARSAIEAGGARTSRVAPAVEGARGLSDAHGRQPAPAPQKDSLEIPAFLRKHG, from the coding sequence ATGACGATCAACCTCACCATCCCGGATATCCAGGAACTCAAGCCCCGCATTACCGTGTTCGGCACGGGCGGCGCCGGCGGCAATGCCGTCAACAACATGATTGAATCCGGGCTCGACGGTGTCGATTTCGTCGTCGCCAATACCGATGCCCAGGCTCTGGCCTTGTCCAAGGCGCAGCGGATCATCCAGCTCGGCGTCGGTGTTACCGAAGGCCTGGGCGCCGGTTCGCACCCCGAAGTGGGTCGTGCGGCGGCCGAGGAAAGCTGGGACGAGATCAATGATCACCTCAGCGGTTCGCATATGGTGTTCATCACCGCCGGCATGGGCGGCGGTACCGGCACCGGCGCGGCGCCCGTCGTGGCCCGTGCGGCCCGCGAGCAGGGCATCCTGACCGTCGGCGTCGTCACCAAGCCGTTCAATTTCGAAGGCAATCGCCGGGCGCGTCTGGCCGAAGACGGCATCGATGAGCTGCATCGCCATGTCGATACGCTGATCGTCATTCCGAACCAGAACCTGTTCCGCGTCGCCAACGAGAAGACCACCTTCGCCGATGCCTTCGCCATGGCTGACCAGGTGTTGTTCTCGGGTGTTGCGTGCATTACCGATCTCATGGTCAAGGAAGGCCTGATCAACCTCGATTTTGCCGACGTGCGCGCCGTGATGCGCGGCATGGGCAAGGCGATGATGGGCACCGGCGAGGCTTCGGGCGAAGATCGTGCCCGCCACGCCGCCGAAGCCGCCATTGCCAATCCGCTGCTCGACGATGTGTCGATGCAGGGCGCGCGCGGCCTGCTGATCTCCATCACCGGCGGTCCGGACCTGACGCTATATGAAGTCGACGAAGCGGCCAGCCGCATCCGCGAGGAAGTCGACACCGATTGCAACATCATCCTGGGCGCCACCTACGATCCCGGCCTCACCGGCACGCTGCGCGTCTCGGTCGTTGCCACCGGCACCGATGCCACCATGGTCCAGGCGCTGGAGCCGGCCAAGCCGCATGCTTCGCGCACGCCGCTCGAAGTGCGCCGCCATGTGCCGGTCGAGCCGACCCGTGTTTCCGCCGAACGCGCCGCTTTGGCGACGCCCGCTCCGGCGCAGGCCATCGAGCATCAGGTCGAGGCCGCCGTGGCCGAAGCCTTCAGCATGTCGGCTCCGGCGCCCGCGCCCTATGACATGGAAGACGATGGCGTTTTCGTCGAGCCCTATATCCCGGCCGCCGAAAGCGTGCAGGAGGCCGATGAGGCGCCCGCCATGGCCGACGAGCCGGTGCCCAGCGTCTATGTGCCGTCCCATGCCGCACGCCCCGAGGGCCAGCGCCGCATGCCGCGCACCGAGGAACTGCCAATTGTTGCGAGGCGGTCACAGGAGCAGCAGGAACGTCAGGACGCCGAGCCGCGCAATGCGCGCGCGCTGTTCAAGAAACTGGCCTCCAATGTCGGCCTCAACCTGGGCCAGCCGCAGGCACCGGTCCGCGAAGAAGCGCCCTATTCGGCTGCCGATGATGCTGCCGCCCGCAGCGCCATTGAGGCAGGCGGCGCAAGGACTTCGCGGGTTGCCCCCGCCGTCGAGGGTGCCCGTGGCTTGTCCGATGCCCATGGCCGCCAGCCGGCACCGGCACCGCAGAAGGACAGCCTCGAAATTCCGGCCTTCCTGCGCAAGCACGGTTAA
- a CDS encoding VOC family protein yields the protein MTKIMPCLWFDNRIDDAIKFYTETFRNAKVHEVVRQDPKGPAFTAVIELEGHKFLLLNGGPQFKFNEAVSFSIDCADQAEVDYFWNKLVGEGGEESMCGWCKDRFGLSWQVVPKQMFDTVYGKDPVGANRAMQAMLQMRKLDVAGLQKAYAGG from the coding sequence ATGACCAAGATCATGCCCTGCCTGTGGTTCGACAACCGCATCGACGACGCCATCAAGTTCTATACCGAGACCTTCCGGAACGCGAAGGTGCACGAAGTGGTGCGCCAGGACCCCAAGGGCCCGGCCTTTACCGCAGTGATCGAACTGGAAGGCCACAAATTCCTGCTGCTCAATGGCGGCCCGCAATTCAAGTTCAACGAAGCGGTGAGTTTTTCCATCGACTGCGCCGACCAGGCCGAGGTGGACTATTTCTGGAACAAGTTGGTCGGCGAAGGCGGCGAGGAAAGCATGTGCGGCTGGTGCAAGGACCGCTTCGGCCTGTCCTGGCAGGTGGTGCCCAAGCAGATGTTCGACACCGTCTATGGCAAGGACCCTGTGGGCGCCAACCGCGCCATGCAGGCCATGCTGCAGATGCGCAAGCTGGACGTGGCGGGCTTGCAGAAAGCCTATGCGGGCGGTTGA
- a CDS encoding magnesium transporter CorA family protein, whose amino-acid sequence MLRSYQNNLARLVEVPAAELSSATNLVWLDLLHPTPEEEKLVNDLLAIEIPTKAEMEEIELSSRLYTEDGAEFMTMTALSGLDTEEPIKTAITFILKGNTLVSVRFADPRPFTAYTMRAMKPKSVVCKSGAEVFLGLLEAMTDRTADALERLGNEIDQISRDVFRKKSSTAEKFQQDLRSIIEQIGGKAELLTMVQESLVSVSRLTAYHGASNEGATKAAREARQLSKLIQRDALSLGEHARTLSTKINFLLDATLGLINLEQNQIIKIFSVVAVVLLPPTLIGSVYGMNFDIMPELHWDFGYPFSLGLMIASAVLPFLYFKRRGWL is encoded by the coding sequence ATGCTGCGCAGCTATCAGAATAATCTTGCCCGGCTCGTTGAAGTCCCCGCTGCCGAATTGAGCAGCGCCACCAATCTGGTGTGGCTGGACCTGCTCCATCCCACGCCCGAGGAAGAAAAGCTGGTCAACGACCTGCTGGCGATCGAAATCCCCACCAAGGCCGAGATGGAGGAAATCGAGCTGTCCTCGCGCCTCTATACCGAGGACGGCGCCGAGTTCATGACCATGACGGCGCTGTCGGGGCTCGATACCGAAGAGCCGATCAAGACAGCGATCACCTTCATTCTCAAGGGCAATACGCTGGTCAGCGTACGCTTTGCCGATCCCCGGCCGTTCACCGCCTATACGATGCGGGCGATGAAGCCGAAAAGCGTGGTCTGCAAGAGCGGGGCGGAAGTGTTCCTGGGTCTGCTGGAAGCCATGACTGACCGCACGGCCGATGCGCTGGAGCGGCTGGGCAATGAAATCGACCAGATTTCCCGCGACGTGTTCCGCAAGAAAAGCTCCACCGCCGAGAAATTCCAGCAGGATCTGCGCTCCATCATCGAGCAGATCGGCGGCAAGGCCGAATTGCTGACCATGGTGCAGGAAAGCCTGGTCAGCGTGTCGCGCCTCACCGCCTATCACGGCGCCTCCAATGAGGGGGCGACTAAGGCGGCACGCGAGGCGCGGCAATTGTCCAAGCTGATCCAGCGCGATGCGCTGTCATTGGGCGAGCATGCCCGCACGCTCTCCACCAAGATCAATTTCCTGCTTGATGCCACGCTGGGGCTAATCAATCTGGAGCAGAACCAGATCATCAAGATTTTCTCGGTCGTGGCGGTGGTGCTGCTGCCGCCGACGCTGATCGGCTCGGTCTATGGCATGAACTTCGACATCATGCCCGAGCTGCACTGGGATTTCGGCTATCCCTTTTCGCTGGGGCTGATGATCGCCTCGGCCGTGCTACCCTTCCTCTATTTCAAGCGGCGCGGCTGGCTGTAG
- a CDS encoding transporter substrate-binding domain-containing protein, which yields MALAQPRSQAVTVGVYVSPPFVMEDAGGFSGMAIDLWEQVTQPLDLTSSYIEFDTYADLVAATADGSVDAAVTNLTVTRDRAEVLDFTHPWFDAGLRVMVQENRSSSFWDVLAGLQASGHLTAYGWIIGIIVLATILLTIFDRRFDKNFPQRWHDGVAESFYTVMSVATTGKPPSRKNLFGWMGRIWQGLWLVCGVAVLAYVTSSVTSVMTTLTLTNQINSVADLPGRPVGVFSGSVAERYAAGAGLDIRSFAHIEEAVDALVKGRVLAIVGDAPVLEFYAYNNPSVPVAVVGAIFEPDKYAFGLPHGRPLSRPLTVEVVGATESGAVADIRERYFGDMP from the coding sequence ATGGCGCTGGCGCAACCGAGATCGCAGGCGGTGACTGTCGGGGTCTATGTCAGCCCGCCTTTCGTCATGGAGGATGCCGGCGGTTTCTCCGGCATGGCCATCGACCTCTGGGAGCAGGTCACCCAGCCGCTGGACCTGACCAGCAGCTATATCGAATTCGATACATATGCCGATCTCGTCGCGGCCACCGCCGATGGCAGCGTCGATGCCGCCGTGACCAATCTCACGGTCACCCGCGACCGCGCCGAAGTGCTCGATTTCACCCATCCCTGGTTCGATGCCGGATTGCGCGTGATGGTGCAGGAAAATCGCAGCTCCAGTTTCTGGGACGTGCTGGCGGGCCTGCAGGCCTCGGGACACCTGACCGCCTATGGCTGGATCATCGGCATCATCGTGCTGGCAACCATCCTGCTGACCATCTTCGACCGGCGCTTTGACAAGAACTTCCCGCAGCGCTGGCACGATGGCGTCGCCGAAAGCTTCTATACGGTCATGTCGGTGGCCACGACCGGCAAGCCACCGTCGCGCAAGAACCTGTTCGGCTGGATGGGCCGCATCTGGCAGGGGCTATGGCTGGTCTGCGGCGTGGCGGTGCTGGCCTATGTCACCTCCTCGGTCACCAGCGTCATGACCACCCTGACGCTGACCAACCAGATCAACAGCGTCGCCGACCTGCCGGGGCGGCCGGTCGGCGTCTTCAGCGGTTCGGTGGCGGAGCGCTATGCTGCCGGCGCCGGCCTGGATATCCGGTCCTTCGCCCATATCGAGGAAGCGGTCGATGCCCTGGTCAAGGGACGTGTCCTCGCCATTGTCGGCGATGCACCCGTCCTGGAATTCTATGCCTACAACAATCCCTCGGTGCCGGTCGCTGTCGTCGGGGCCATTTTCGAGCCCGACAAATATGCCTTCGGCCTGCCCCATGGCAGACCGCTGAGCCGGCCGTTGACGGTGGAGGTGGTGGGCGCGACCGAGAGCGGCGCGGTTGCCGATATAAGGGAGCGCTATTTCGGCGACATGCCCTAG
- the ftsA gene encoding cell division protein FtsA, whose protein sequence is MTSRLRPVQPGKTTLVAVLDIGSTKICCVIARLTPRPEGRALRGRSHQAEVIGFGYGPSSGVKSGVVTDIEKAEQAIRSVVGMAERAAGLTLETVIVNVTAGRLGSETFSAAVSLDGQEVEKGDIHRVLRAVNERSVRPERSIIHALPIGYAIDGQKGIRDPKGMVGDKLGVDVAVVSSETLAMRNLELVLHRCHLQIEALIATPYASGLAVLVDDEAQLGVACIDFGGATTTVSVFNDGHLVYADAIAIGGHHLTLDIARQLSVSVADAERLKTFYGSVLPGQADERDLIPIQPVGASHDEAPGQVARSVLTRIMRPRIEEILTAIRDRMQATGMMDVCGRRFVLTGGASEMTGLPEVARRILARNVRNGRPMGIAGLPEMAKGAAFASVAGMLIYPQVCAQEYAEPRGSRKLTGTDGYFARVGNWLRTSF, encoded by the coding sequence ATGACCTCCCGGCTTCGCCCTGTCCAGCCCGGCAAGACCACGCTGGTCGCCGTGCTCGATATCGGCTCCACCAAGATCTGCTGCGTCATCGCGCGCCTCACCCCGCGTCCCGAGGGCAGGGCGCTCAGGGGGCGCTCGCATCAGGCCGAGGTGATCGGCTTCGGCTATGGCCCGTCTTCGGGGGTCAAGAGCGGCGTCGTCACCGATATCGAAAAGGCCGAGCAGGCCATCCGCTCCGTGGTCGGCATGGCCGAGCGCGCCGCGGGGCTGACGCTCGAAACCGTCATCGTCAATGTCACGGCCGGGCGCCTGGGCTCGGAGACCTTTTCCGCCGCCGTCTCGCTCGATGGCCAGGAAGTGGAAAAGGGCGACATCCATCGCGTGCTGCGCGCGGTCAACGAGCGCTCGGTGCGGCCGGAGCGTTCCATCATCCACGCGTTACCGATCGGTTACGCGATTGACGGGCAGAAGGGCATCCGCGATCCTAAGGGCATGGTCGGCGACAAGCTCGGCGTCGATGTCGCCGTGGTCAGCTCGGAAACCCTGGCCATGCGCAATCTCGAACTGGTGCTGCATCGCTGCCACCTGCAGATCGAAGCGCTGATCGCCACGCCCTATGCCTCGGGCCTTGCCGTGCTGGTCGATGACGAAGCCCAGCTCGGCGTCGCCTGCATCGACTTCGGCGGCGCGACCACCACCGTATCCGTCTTCAACGACGGTCATCTGGTCTATGCCGATGCCATCGCCATTGGCGGCCATCACCTGACGCTCGATATCGCCCGCCAGCTTTCGGTCAGCGTGGCCGATGCCGAACGCCTCAAGACCTTCTATGGCTCGGTGCTGCCCGGCCAGGCCGATGAGCGTGACCTCATCCCGATCCAGCCCGTCGGCGCCAGCCATGACGAGGCGCCGGGGCAGGTGGCCCGTTCCGTGCTCACCCGCATCATGCGGCCGCGCATTGAGGAAATCCTCACCGCTATCCGCGACCGCATGCAGGCTACCGGCATGATGGATGTCTGCGGCCGCCGCTTCGTGCTCACGGGTGGCGCCAGCGAAATGACCGGCCTACCGGAAGTCGCCCGGCGTATCCTGGCCCGCAATGTGCGCAATGGCCGCCCCATGGGCATTGCCGGCCTGCCCGAAATGGCCAAGGGCGCCGCCTTTGCCAGCGTCGCCGGCATGCTGATCTATCCCCAGGTCTGCGCCCAGGAATATGCCGAGCCGCGCGGCAGCCGCAAACTCACCGGCACCGACGGCTATTTCGCCCGCGTCGGCAACTGGCTGCGCACCAGCTTCTAG
- a CDS encoding cell division protein FtsQ/DivIB yields MQQVKSETFLAGARVVDPRALPVPVRSPRRRLANNLGRAWVLHRKAIMRGVAVAALLSAAIAIYELREPIGIGAIALGDVAQGRFAAAGLAIGEISISGQTLTGEQAIFDALGIEPHTSTVSFDVEAARQRIAELPAVAGVTVRKTYPGDVIVTVTEKLPVARWRVDGITFVVDGAGEQIGEDHGAYGDLPLVVGDGANDDAMVMIRALDLHPALQDGLVALSRIADRRWDLIYDTGLRVQLPELGVARALRNLESYQAKFQLLDRDVTVIDMRVDTLVAVRPTKTDEELAAEEKARKAAIAERARSAQPYPLPPRNLPSTTFPQPTTLPQ; encoded by the coding sequence TTGCAACAGGTAAAGAGCGAGACCTTTCTCGCCGGCGCAAGGGTGGTCGATCCCCGCGCATTGCCTGTTCCCGTACGCTCGCCGCGGCGCAGGCTCGCCAACAATCTCGGCCGCGCCTGGGTGCTGCATCGCAAGGCCATTATGCGCGGCGTGGCGGTTGCGGCCCTGCTGAGCGCCGCCATCGCCATTTATGAATTGCGCGAGCCCATCGGCATTGGCGCCATCGCACTGGGTGATGTGGCGCAGGGGCGCTTCGCCGCCGCCGGCCTCGCCATTGGCGAAATTTCCATTTCCGGCCAGACGCTGACCGGCGAACAGGCCATTTTCGATGCGCTCGGCATCGAGCCGCATACCTCCACGGTCAGCTTCGATGTCGAGGCCGCCCGCCAGCGCATCGCGGAATTGCCGGCCGTTGCCGGTGTCACCGTGCGCAAGACCTATCCCGGCGACGTCATCGTAACGGTAACCGAAAAGCTACCGGTTGCCCGCTGGCGGGTCGATGGCATCACCTTCGTGGTCGATGGCGCGGGCGAGCAGATCGGCGAGGATCACGGCGCCTATGGCGACCTGCCGCTGGTCGTCGGCGACGGCGCTAATGACGATGCCATGGTGATGATCCGCGCCCTCGATCTGCATCCGGCGCTGCAGGATGGGCTGGTCGCGCTGTCGCGCATTGCCGACCGCCGCTGGGACCTGATCTACGATACCGGGTTGCGGGTGCAATTGCCCGAACTGGGCGTGGCCCGTGCGCTGCGCAATCTTGAATCCTATCAGGCCAAATTCCAGTTGCTGGATCGCGACGTGACCGTCATCGACATGCGCGTCGATACTTTGGTCGCCGTGCGCCCCACCAAGACCGACGAGGAACTGGCGGCCGAGGAAAAGGCGCGCAAGGCCGCCATTGCCGAACGCGCCCGCTCGGCCCAGCCCTATCCGCTGCCGCCGCGCAACCTGCCATCGACCACGTTTCCCCAACCGACGACACTTCCGCAATGA
- a CDS encoding D-alanine--D-alanine ligase encodes MTKHVAVLMGGWSNERPVSLSSGAQCAAALRRAGYQVSEVDVGRDIANVLLELKPDVAFNALHGPFGESGMIQGVLELLQIPYTHSGVLASALAMDKHQAKTMLKAAGIPVTDHVIVSRPEAARSHVMAPPYVIKPIAEGSSFGVFIVKTGTSHPPQEILREDWNCGEEIMVERYIPGRELTCAVMGDVALGVTEIVTDLSFYNYEAKYAKGGSVHIIPAQLQPKIYDKVQKLSLAAHAALGCRGVTRCDFRFNDAAGPDGELVCLEINTQPGMTATSLVPEQAVHAGHSYEELVAWMVEDASCNR; translated from the coding sequence ATGACCAAGCATGTCGCCGTCCTCATGGGCGGGTGGTCCAATGAGCGGCCGGTTTCGCTCAGCAGCGGGGCGCAGTGTGCGGCGGCCCTGCGGCGCGCCGGCTACCAGGTGAGCGAGGTCGATGTCGGGCGCGATATCGCCAATGTCCTGCTCGAGCTCAAGCCCGATGTGGCCTTCAATGCGCTGCATGGCCCGTTCGGGGAAAGCGGCATGATCCAGGGTGTGCTGGAACTGCTGCAAATCCCCTATACCCATTCGGGCGTGCTGGCCTCGGCGCTGGCCATGGACAAGCACCAGGCCAAGACCATGCTCAAGGCCGCCGGCATTCCGGTGACCGATCACGTCATCGTGTCGCGGCCCGAAGCGGCGCGCAGCCATGTCATGGCGCCGCCCTATGTCATCAAGCCGATCGCCGAGGGCTCCAGTTTCGGCGTGTTCATCGTCAAAACAGGCACCAGCCATCCGCCGCAGGAAATCCTGCGCGAAGACTGGAATTGCGGCGAAGAGATCATGGTCGAGCGCTACATTCCGGGACGGGAACTCACCTGCGCCGTGATGGGCGACGTGGCGCTTGGCGTCACCGAGATCGTCACCGATCTGAGCTTTTACAATTACGAGGCCAAATACGCTAAAGGCGGATCGGTCCACATTATTCCGGCGCAGCTTCAACCTAAAATTTACGACAAAGTGCAAAAACTGAGCCTGGCCGCGCATGCGGCTCTCGGTTGCCGGGGCGTGACGCGGTGCGATTTCCGCTTCAACGACGCTGCCGGTCCCGATGGGGAATTGGTCTGCCTTGAGATCAACACCCAGCCGGGCATGACCGCGACGTCGCTGGTGCCCGAGCAGGCCGTGCATGCCGGGCATTCCTACGAAGAGCTGGTCGCCTGGATGGTGGAGGACGCGAGTTGCAACAGGTAA
- the murC gene encoding UDP-N-acetylmuramate--L-alanine ligase: MNMPETLGPVHFVGIGGIGMSGIAEILHNQGYIVQGSDAAANPNVQRLRDMGITIHIGQSADNLGEAEVVVISSAIKKDNPELMAARARALPVVRRAEMLAEIMRFKNAIAIGGTHGKTTTTTLVATLLDAGELDPTVINGGIINAYGTNARLGGGDWMVVEADESDGTFVKLPADVAVVTNIDPEHLDHYHDFDGVKRAFRQFVENVPFYGFAVMCLDHPVVQALVGEIQDRRVITYGTNPQADVRLVELTTVNGVSHFSVEIRDRIRQTQLRIDGLELPMPGEHNALNATAAIAVADQLRVPADAIRKGLKGFSGVKRRFTRTGEVGGITIIDDYGHHPVEIASALRAARQSTRRDVIAVVQPHRYSRLHDLFDDFAACFNDADTVIVAPIYAAGEQPIAGVTHEELVHRIIALGHRDARVLDKPEDLARLIAGRAEDGDYVVCLGAGNITQWAAALPGELGALIGKDVT; encoded by the coding sequence ATGAACATGCCGGAAACCCTCGGCCCGGTGCATTTTGTTGGCATTGGCGGCATCGGCATGAGTGGCATTGCCGAAATCCTGCACAACCAGGGCTATATCGTGCAGGGCTCGGACGCCGCGGCCAATCCCAATGTACAGCGCCTGCGCGACATGGGCATCACCATCCATATCGGCCAGTCGGCCGACAATCTGGGTGAAGCCGAAGTCGTGGTGATCTCCTCGGCCATCAAGAAGGACAATCCTGAATTGATGGCCGCGCGCGCCCGGGCTTTGCCGGTGGTGCGCCGCGCCGAAATGCTGGCCGAGATCATGCGCTTCAAGAATGCCATCGCCATTGGCGGTACGCATGGCAAGACCACCACGACGACGTTGGTGGCGACGCTGCTCGATGCGGGCGAGCTCGACCCCACCGTCATCAATGGCGGCATCATCAACGCCTATGGCACCAATGCGCGGCTGGGCGGCGGCGACTGGATGGTGGTGGAGGCCGACGAGAGCGACGGCACTTTCGTCAAGCTCCCCGCCGACGTAGCCGTGGTCACCAATATCGATCCGGAACATCTCGACCACTATCACGACTTCGACGGCGTCAAGCGCGCCTTCCGCCAGTTCGTGGAGAATGTGCCCTTTTACGGCTTTGCCGTGATGTGCCTCGATCATCCCGTGGTGCAGGCGCTGGTTGGCGAGATCCAGGATCGCCGGGTCATCACCTATGGTACCAACCCGCAGGCCGATGTGCGGCTGGTCGAACTCACCACCGTCAATGGCGTCAGTCATTTCTCGGTGGAAATCCGCGACCGCATCCGCCAGACGCAGTTGCGCATCGACGGGCTCGAATTGCCGATGCCGGGTGAGCACAATGCACTCAATGCCACCGCCGCCATCGCCGTGGCCGACCAGTTGCGCGTGCCGGCCGATGCGATCCGCAAGGGGCTCAAAGGCTTTTCCGGCGTCAAGCGCCGCTTCACCCGCACCGGCGAAGTGGGCGGCATCACCATCATCGACGATTACGGTCATCACCCGGTCGAGATCGCCTCGGCTTTGCGCGCGGCGCGTCAATCGACAAGGCGCGATGTCATCGCCGTGGTGCAGCCGCATCGCTATAGCCGCCTGCATGACCTGTTCGACGATTTCGCCGCCTGCTTCAACGATGCCGATACGGTCATCGTGGCCCCGATCTATGCCGCCGGCGAGCAGCCTATTGCCGGGGTGACCCATGAGGAACTGGTGCATCGCATCATTGCCCTCGGTCACCGCGATGCCCGCGTGCTCGACAAGCCGGAAGACCTGGCAAGGCTCATCGCCGGCCGTGCCGAGGATGGCGACTATGTCGTCTGCCTGGGCGCCGGCAACATCACCCAGTGGGCCGCAGCCCTGCCGGGTGAACTCGGGGCGCTGATCGGCAAGGATGTGACGTGA